In the Candidatus Eisenbacteria bacterium genome, AGCTCGAGGGCGAGATCCGCTTCGGCGGCGGCGGACGCCGTCCGGGGGAGATCATCGTCATGCAGGATCTCACCTCGCTCTTGCTCACGCCGGCTCGTCGACGCGCCTCCAGCAGCGCCCTGCGTCAATCCACGTTGCGAGCCGCGGACGCGGCGACGGCGCTCGTGGCGGAGACCCGGTCCGCCTTCTACGGCGTGCAGGCCGGGAACCAGGTTCAAGGGTTGTGGGAGAGGGCGGTCGAGGCGGCGCAGGCGGGCGCCGATCTGGCTCAGCGGCAGCACGCCGTCGGGAATATAACGGATCTTGACCTCGAGAACGAGCAGGCCGTCTACGAGCAGGCCAAGGTCGAGCTCGCGCGGAGTCGGACCGAAGCGCTCATCGCGCGGGAACGCCTCAACCGGGCGATGGGCGTCTGGGGCGAGCGGACCGCGTGGGTAGTTGCCAGCGAGCTTCCGGGTCTGCCGGCCGAAGAGGCGCCGCTCGACTCCGTCGAGAGTGCGGCCGTACTCCAGCGCCTCGATCTGGCGGCGGCGGAGGCGGAAATCCAGGCGCTGGCGCGGTCGGTTCCGCTCGCCCGGTTCTCGCAGTTCCCGGAGCTTCGCGCGGGCGCGCACTTCGAGCGTGAGCCGGAGGGGACCCGGACCACCGGACCGGCCGTCGAGCTTGCTTTTCCATTGTTCGATCGCGGGCAGGCAGCGGTGGCGCGCGCGAAGGCGCAGATCCAACAGGCCGAGGACCGACGCGACGCACTCGCGATCAGCATCCGATCCCAGGTGCGCGCCGCACGCGATCGCTTCAGTGCAGCGCGCCAAGTGGTGGAGTACTACCATGACGTTATCCTGCCCCGCCGCACCCGCATCGTGGAACAGACGCAGCTCCAGTTCAACGGGATGCTCGTTGGCGTGAACCAGCTCATCCAGGCGAAGCAGCGTGAAATCAGCGCGCAACGCGAGTACATCGAAGCCCAACGCGAATATTGGCTGGCCCGGACGGAGCTGGATCGCGCACTCGGCGCTTCCATTCCGGGCGCCGACGGGAAATGAGGTGCGATTGGTGATCACACGTCGAAACCTGCTCAAGACCGCATCGGTTGCGTTCGGGGGCGCGGGCCTCATGGGGATCGCCCGCCTGCTGGGCGCTGCCCCCACCGAAGGCACGGCTCAATCGGGTGCCAGCTCCGGTCAGGCTGCCCCGGCAGCTCCGGCTTCGAGAAGAGGGAGCTATGCCCCCGTCATCACACCGAACGGCACCAGTCTCCCGTGGAAATGGGAGAACGGTGCGAAGGCGTTTCACCTCGTCGCTGAACCGGTCAAGCGCGAGTTCGCTCCGGGACTCGCTGTCAACTGCTGGGGATACAACGGCCAGACGCCCGGCCCCACGATCGAGGCAGTGGAAGGCGACCGCGTCCGAATCTACGTGACGAACAAACTCCCTGAGCCCACATCCGTGCACTGGCACGGGATGATCTTACCGAACGGGATGGACGGGGTCGCCGGTCTCAACCAGAAGCCCATCCAGCCGGGCGAGACGTTCAAATACGAGTTCACGCTGCGACAGCATGGCACCCAGATGTACCATCCGCATTTCGACGAGATGGTGCAGATGGCGATGGGGATGATGGGGTTCTTCGTCATCCATCCGCGGGAGGCCAAAGATCCGCCCGTCGACCGTGATTTTGCGATCATGCTTTCCGAATGGTTCGTGAAGCCCGGTTCGGCCACGCCCGACCCGACGGTGATGTCCGACTTCAACCTCCTGACGTTCAATAGTCGCGTCTTCCCCGGCACCGAGCCGCTCGTGGTTCGTCGAGGTCAGCGCGTTCGCATCCGGCTTGGGAATCTGAGCAGCATGGACGCCCACCCGATCCACCTCCACGGCCATAGCTTCCGTGTGACGGGTACGGACGGTGGCCCGACGCCGCGATCGGCCCAGCTGCCGGAGGCGACGGTCATGGTACCGGTCGGGACGACGCGCGATATCGAGTTCGCCGCGGAACATCCCGGCGACTGGGCACTCCACTGTCACATCACGCACCACGTGATGAACCAGATGGGCCACGGCATCCCGAATATGCTGGCCGTGAAGACGGCAGGCCTCGAGGAGAAGGTCAACCAAGTGGTGCCGGGGACGATGATCATGGGCCAGAACGGCATGGGCGGGATGATGGAGATGGGCGCGCCCCGCAACAGCATTCCGATGCGCAGCGGGGAAGGACCTTTCGGCCGCATCGATATGGGAGGAATGTTCACCATTGTGAAGATCCGGGATGGCATTACGTCTTTTAACGACCCAGGCTGGTACCGACATCCGGCTGGAACCTTGGCGGAGCCGACCTCGAAGATGTGATTTGGATTCCCAGTGTTCATTCAAGCAGAAAGGAGATCTCCCTCTTCAGCTCGATTTCGGTCATAGGGAATGCGCTCCGGCTGAAGCGCGAGAACCTGTGAGCGGCGGACGTCGCGCGCTGCGAGGGAGGGTGTCATGAAGTGGATCCTGGCTGCTCTGGTCGCAGCGGTGGTGCTCGGGGGAGCGGCCTATATCTTCGTGTTCCGACCGCACCTGCCTCCAGCCGAACGCGGGCGAAGGCTGGCCGAGAGTACCGGGTGCTTTGCTTGCCACGGTCCCGATGGGATTCGCGGCGTCGCGAATCCTGGGCGCACGGAGCGCACGGTGCCCAGTTTT is a window encoding:
- a CDS encoding TolC family protein; protein product: MWNDVGAEEGEAMMRATTCLVVAALLAGVPLRALANDTSRPSLTELVRERTGVTVGWPLNDRAEAQALLRDSLTADRAVRVALLNSRELRAAFGEVGITQADYRQALLPKNPQLEGEIRFGGGGRRPGEIIVMQDLTSLLLTPARRRASSSALRQSTLRAADAATALVAETRSAFYGVQAGNQVQGLWERAVEAAQAGADLAQRQHAVGNITDLDLENEQAVYEQAKVELARSRTEALIARERLNRAMGVWGERTAWVVASELPGLPAEEAPLDSVESAAVLQRLDLAAAEAEIQALARSVPLARFSQFPELRAGAHFEREPEGTRTTGPAVELAFPLFDRGQAAVARAKAQIQQAEDRRDALAISIRSQVRAARDRFSAARQVVEYYHDVILPRRTRIVEQTQLQFNGMLVGVNQLIQAKQREISAQREYIEAQREYWLARTELDRALGASIPGADGK
- a CDS encoding copper oxidase, coding for MGIARLLGAAPTEGTAQSGASSGQAAPAAPASRRGSYAPVITPNGTSLPWKWENGAKAFHLVAEPVKREFAPGLAVNCWGYNGQTPGPTIEAVEGDRVRIYVTNKLPEPTSVHWHGMILPNGMDGVAGLNQKPIQPGETFKYEFTLRQHGTQMYHPHFDEMVQMAMGMMGFFVIHPREAKDPPVDRDFAIMLSEWFVKPGSATPDPTVMSDFNLLTFNSRVFPGTEPLVVRRGQRVRIRLGNLSSMDAHPIHLHGHSFRVTGTDGGPTPRSAQLPEATVMVPVGTTRDIEFAAEHPGDWALHCHITHHVMNQMGHGIPNMLAVKTAGLEEKVNQVVPGTMIMGQNGMGGMMEMGAPRNSIPMRSGEGPFGRIDMGGMFTIVKIRDGITSFNDPGWYRHPAGTLAEPTSKM